A genomic segment from Neobacillus sp. YX16 encodes:
- a CDS encoding DUF3231 family protein, translated as MVKRSIRLSSAEIGGLWATFIQDNMTICLVKYFLYHNQDEEIKPLLEKALKTAENHIQQISVIFTKENIPLPDSFTDEDINYSAPPLFYDMFGLTFVYMMNRLGMINAGFLTANVAREDVLNFYVTTVNEASLLYKASTELMLSKGTYDRPPMIPYPKQVAYIEKLSYLSGMIKKRPLNAIEITEIFFNLERNYFSMLLCTALLQVVDDKEIKEFIKEGKEISEKQIRVFHEILVKEQLLGITSTNMEVTDSTVLPFSNKLIVTLFDALNGIDITLLGHAVSVSMRTDLVANYQKFIAEILIYAGKGFNLLVDRGWLQQPPMAPNRKELENMK; from the coding sequence ATGGTTAAGCGCAGTATTAGGTTATCTAGTGCGGAGATTGGCGGTTTATGGGCTACCTTTATCCAAGATAATATGACGATTTGTTTAGTAAAATACTTTCTTTATCACAATCAGGATGAAGAAATTAAACCTCTTTTGGAAAAAGCGCTTAAGACTGCTGAAAACCATATTCAACAAATTTCCGTTATTTTTACGAAGGAGAATATCCCCTTACCAGATTCGTTTACGGACGAGGATATTAATTATTCAGCGCCGCCTTTGTTCTATGATATGTTCGGGCTTACCTTTGTTTATATGATGAATCGGCTGGGAATGATTAACGCTGGTTTCCTGACAGCGAATGTTGCAAGAGAAGATGTTCTGAATTTCTACGTAACTACCGTTAATGAAGCATCCTTATTATATAAGGCATCGACTGAACTCATGCTGTCAAAGGGTACATATGATCGACCTCCTATGATTCCCTATCCCAAGCAGGTAGCATACATTGAGAAGCTTTCCTATCTAAGCGGGATGATAAAGAAAAGACCATTAAATGCAATTGAAATAACAGAAATCTTTTTTAATCTCGAACGCAATTATTTTTCCATGCTTCTATGTACGGCGTTACTCCAGGTTGTCGACGACAAAGAAATAAAGGAGTTTATTAAAGAGGGAAAGGAAATTTCAGAAAAGCAAATAAGAGTATTTCATGAAATTCTAGTAAAAGAACAACTTCTTGGTATTACCTCAACCAATATGGAAGTAACCGATTCAACTGTGCTTCCTTTTTCGAATAAACTAATTGTTACCTTATTTGATGCTTTGAATGGCATCGATATTACGTTGCTTGGCCACGCGGTGTCCGTGTCGATGCGAACAGATTTGGTGGCCAATTATCAAAAATTTATAGCAGAAATTTTGATTTATGCTGGTAAAGGGTTTAATTTATTAGTTGATCGCGGATGGCTACAGCAGCCCCCGATGGCACCCAATCGAAAGGAACTTGAAAATATGAAATGA
- the clpP gene encoding ATP-dependent Clp endopeptidase proteolytic subunit ClpP, giving the protein MNLIPTVIEQTNRGERAYDIYSRLLKDRIIMLGSGIDDHVANSIVAQLLFLEAENPEKDISIYINSPGGSITAGMAIFDTMQFIKPDVQTICIGMAASMGAFLLAAGTKGKRYALPNAEVMIHQPLGGAQGQATEIEIAAKRILFLREKLNGILSERTGQPLEVIQKDTDRDNFMTAERAKEYGLVDHIITRSLAEEKKEK; this is encoded by the coding sequence ATGAACTTGATTCCTACAGTTATTGAACAAACAAACCGCGGAGAGAGAGCATACGATATCTATTCTCGTCTCTTAAAAGACCGCATTATCATGCTTGGCAGTGGTATTGATGATCATGTAGCAAACAGCATTGTTGCACAATTATTATTCTTAGAGGCGGAAAACCCTGAAAAGGATATATCCATTTACATTAACAGCCCTGGCGGCAGTATTACAGCTGGTATGGCCATCTTTGATACCATGCAGTTCATTAAGCCAGATGTTCAAACCATTTGTATCGGTATGGCTGCTTCTATGGGTGCCTTCTTACTTGCTGCTGGTACAAAGGGTAAACGTTATGCGTTACCAAATGCTGAAGTAATGATTCACCAGCCATTAGGTGGAGCACAAGGTCAAGCGACTGAGATTGAAATTGCAGCAAAGCGCATTCTATTCCTTCGTGAAAAATTGAATGGAATCCTATCAGAGCGCACTGGCCAGCCTCTTGAAGTAATCCAAAAGGACACTGACCGCGATAACTTCATGACAGCTGAAAGAGCAAAAGAATACGGTCTTGTTGATCACATTATCACAAGAAGCCTTGCAGAAGAAAAGAAAGAAAAATAA
- a CDS encoding HPr family phosphocarrier protein: MLEKQVEVKLKTGLQARPAALFVQEANRFSADIFLEKDGKKVNAKSIMGLMSLAVGSGVVVNIVADGDDEERAVDALSNFVQNEH, encoded by the coding sequence ATGCTAGAGAAACAAGTAGAAGTTAAATTGAAAACGGGTCTTCAAGCGCGACCAGCAGCATTATTTGTTCAGGAGGCAAACCGCTTTTCAGCAGATATTTTTTTAGAGAAAGATGGTAAAAAAGTAAATGCAAAAAGCATAATGGGCTTAATGAGCTTGGCTGTCGGATCAGGAGTAGTGGTTAATATTGTTGCTGATGGCGATGATGAAGAAAGAGCAGTCGATGCATTGTCTAATTTTGTTCAAAATGAACATTAA
- the whiA gene encoding DNA-binding protein WhiA, translating to MSFASETKKELTNLETKPCCVRAELSALIRMNGSMSFSNRKLIVDIQTENAAIARRIYTLIKKSYDVQVELLVRKKMRLKKNNVYIVRLSQRAKEILEDMKILGDGFTFIHDISSELVKKKCCKRSYLRGAFLAGGSVNNPETSSYHLEIASLYKEHNDSLCELMNKFGLNSKTLERKKGFITYLKEAEKITEFLNIAGAVNALLRFEDVRIVRDMRNSVNRLVNCETANLNKTIGASIRQVENIRYINETVGLNILPDKLREIAELRLHYTDVTLKELGEMVTGGTISKSGINHRLRKIDEIADKLRIGEMATRK from the coding sequence ATGTCTTTCGCTTCGGAAACGAAAAAAGAATTAACGAATTTGGAGACAAAGCCATGCTGTGTTCGAGCTGAACTCTCTGCTCTCATACGGATGAATGGTTCTATGTCCTTTTCCAACCGTAAGTTAATTGTGGATATTCAAACTGAAAATGCAGCGATAGCTAGAAGGATTTATACATTAATAAAAAAGAGCTATGATGTTCAAGTTGAACTGCTTGTTCGAAAGAAAATGAGACTAAAAAAGAACAATGTTTACATTGTCCGTTTATCTCAACGGGCTAAGGAAATACTGGAGGATATGAAAATCCTGGGTGACGGATTTACCTTCATCCATGATATATCTAGTGAACTTGTGAAAAAGAAATGTTGTAAACGTTCTTATTTACGTGGTGCGTTTCTTGCTGGAGGTTCCGTAAATAATCCGGAAACTTCATCTTATCATTTGGAAATTGCTTCGCTATATAAGGAACATAACGATTCCTTATGCGAGTTAATGAATAAATTTGGTCTTAATAGCAAGACGCTAGAACGAAAAAAAGGTTTTATTACTTACTTAAAAGAAGCAGAAAAAATTACTGAGTTTTTAAATATTGCCGGTGCTGTCAATGCTCTTCTTCGTTTTGAAGATGTGCGGATTGTAAGAGATATGAGAAATTCAGTTAATCGACTGGTTAATTGTGAAACAGCGAACTTAAATAAGACCATAGGCGCTTCCATTCGTCAGGTTGAAAATATTCGCTATATTAATGAAACGGTCGGGTTAAATATTTTGCCTGATAAGTTAAGAGAAATTGCTGAACTCCGTCTCCATTACACGGATGTGACCCTGAAAGAACTAGGGGAGATGGTTACAGGAGGCACGATTAGTAAATCGGGAATTAATCATCGGTTAAGAAAGATAGATGAAATCGCTGATAAATTGCGGATAGGTGAAATGGCTACAAGAAAATAG
- a CDS encoding YvcK family protein, with the protein MSELGQPRIVIIGGGTGLPVLLRGLKQYPVDITAIVTVADDGGSSGRLREDLQIPPPGDIRNVLAALSDVEPLVEEMFQHRFKTSNELSGHSLGNLILAAMTSITGNFVHAIQEMSKVLNVRGKVLPAANQSVVLHAEMEDGTVVSGESKIPYSGKKIKKVFLTPEVITPLPESIQAIRHADLIIIGPGSLYTSILPNLLVPRLGEEVCRSHAKKVYICNLMTQAGETHGFTASDHVKAIYDHMACAFMDTMLINDKEIPEDIQLRYNEELANPVNYDLDRIFELGLEVVHADIAIQENGALRHDPKKVAKILYNLLISETKKRYEA; encoded by the coding sequence ATGAGCGAGTTAGGACAGCCAAGAATCGTCATCATTGGTGGAGGAACAGGATTGCCTGTTTTATTACGGGGATTAAAACAATATCCAGTTGATATTACCGCCATTGTGACGGTTGCGGATGATGGCGGAAGTTCAGGTAGGCTCCGTGAAGACCTGCAAATTCCACCGCCAGGAGATATCCGAAATGTGTTAGCTGCTTTATCAGATGTTGAACCGCTTGTTGAAGAGATGTTTCAGCACCGTTTTAAGACCTCCAATGAATTATCGGGACATTCACTTGGTAATTTGATATTAGCTGCAATGACATCGATTACCGGTAACTTTGTCCATGCGATTCAAGAAATGAGTAAGGTTTTAAATGTTCGAGGCAAGGTCCTGCCAGCAGCAAACCAGAGTGTTGTTCTTCATGCAGAAATGGAAGATGGGACAGTCGTATCTGGAGAATCGAAGATTCCCTATTCTGGAAAAAAAATAAAAAAAGTATTTTTAACACCCGAGGTGATTACTCCACTGCCTGAATCGATTCAAGCCATTAGACATGCAGATCTAATTATAATAGGACCAGGCAGTTTATATACGAGTATCTTACCTAATTTACTTGTACCAAGATTAGGTGAAGAGGTTTGCAGGTCACATGCCAAAAAGGTGTATATATGCAATTTGATGACACAAGCGGGTGAAACACACGGTTTTACTGCGAGTGATCATGTAAAGGCTATTTATGATCATATGGCATGTGCATTTATGGATACCATGCTTATTAATGACAAAGAAATTCCTGAAGATATTCAACTTCGCTATAACGAAGAACTGGCGAATCCTGTCAACTATGATTTGGACCGTATTTTTGAGCTTGGACTGGAAGTGGTTCATGCAGACATTGCAATACAGGAAAATGGTGCACTTAGACATGACCCGAAAAAGGTGGCAAAAATTTTATATAATTTGCTCATAAGTGAAACCAAAAAGAGGTATGAAGCGTAA
- the rapZ gene encoding RNase adapter RapZ, with the protein MSTGATNETQMVIITGMSGAGKTVAIQSLEDLGFFCVDNLPPTLLPKFLELMKESGNKMNKVALVMDLRGREFFDHLFKALDELAETSWVSPQILFLDADDSTLVRRYKETRRFHPLAQSGLPLEGIKLERELLDELKGRAQLIYNTSQMKPRELREKIITEFTSNNQSIFTVNVMSFGFKYGIPIDADLVFDVRFLPNPHYIDHMRPKTGLDEDVSSYVLKWNETHKFLEKVTDLLSFMLPHYKREGKAQLVIAIGCTGGQHRSVTLAEYLAKHFESDYKTLVSHRDIERRKDKTT; encoded by the coding sequence ATGAGTACCGGAGCTACAAATGAAACGCAAATGGTTATCATTACGGGGATGTCTGGAGCTGGGAAAACAGTTGCGATCCAGAGTTTAGAGGATTTAGGTTTTTTCTGTGTGGATAATCTGCCTCCGACTCTGCTTCCAAAATTTCTTGAACTTATGAAGGAATCTGGGAATAAAATGAATAAAGTGGCATTAGTTATGGATTTAAGAGGTAGAGAGTTCTTTGATCATTTATTTAAAGCGCTCGATGAACTTGCAGAAACTTCATGGGTGAGTCCACAAATATTGTTTTTAGATGCAGATGATTCAACGTTGGTTCGAAGGTATAAGGAAACAAGGAGATTTCATCCGCTGGCACAATCTGGATTACCTTTAGAAGGTATCAAATTAGAGCGGGAGCTTCTTGATGAATTAAAGGGCAGGGCCCAGCTTATTTATAACACATCGCAAATGAAACCACGTGAATTACGTGAAAAGATTATTACTGAATTTACTTCTAATAACCAATCAATTTTTACTGTCAATGTCATGTCATTTGGATTTAAGTATGGTATTCCAATCGATGCCGATCTTGTTTTTGATGTACGTTTCCTGCCTAATCCTCATTATATCGATCACATGAGACCTAAAACAGGTTTAGACGAAGATGTTTCTAGTTACGTTTTAAAATGGAATGAAACGCATAAATTCTTAGAGAAGGTCACTGATTTACTCAGCTTTATGCTTCCCCACTATAAACGGGAAGGAAAAGCGCAGCTTGTAATCGCAATAGGCTGTACCGGCGGGCAGCACCGCTCCGTAACGCTGGCAGAGTATCTTGCAAAACATTTTGAAAGTGATTATAAGACACTGGTTTCACATCGTGACATTGAGAGGAGAAAGGATAAAACGACATGA
- a CDS encoding 8-oxo-dGTP diphosphatase: MQRVTNCVLIRDNQVLMLKKPRRGWWVAPGGKMEPGESVRDSCIREYREETGIYLKNPQLKGIFTFIMKENDQVLSEWMMFTFFATDSDGMQVDESDEGKLEWQPLDQLKNLPMAAGDYHIIDYMIHGNGIIYGTFTYTKDFQLISYRLDPS, encoded by the coding sequence GTGCAGCGAGTCACCAATTGTGTGTTAATTAGAGATAATCAAGTATTGATGTTGAAAAAACCGCGCAGGGGCTGGTGGGTGGCACCAGGCGGCAAAATGGAACCTGGTGAATCTGTTCGTGACTCCTGTATTCGTGAGTACCGTGAAGAAACTGGAATCTACTTAAAAAACCCACAATTGAAGGGTATTTTTACGTTCATAATGAAAGAAAATGATCAAGTGCTATCCGAATGGATGATGTTTACTTTTTTTGCAACCGATTCTGATGGAATGCAGGTGGACGAATCAGATGAAGGGAAGCTTGAATGGCAGCCGCTCGATCAACTAAAAAACCTGCCAATGGCGGCGGGAGACTATCATATTATCGATTACATGATTCATGGAAATGGTATTATTTACGGTACTTTTACTTATACGAAGGATTTTCAACTAATCAGTTATCGATTAGATCCAAGCTAA
- the trxB gene encoding thioredoxin-disulfide reductase: MSEEKIYDVIIAGAGPAGMTAAVYTSRANLSTLMIERGMPGGQMANTEDVENYPGFESILGPELSTKMFEHAKKFGAEYAYGDIKEIIDNGDVKTVVAGSKQYKAYSVIISAGAEYKKVGVPGEKELSGRGVSYCAVCDGAFFKQKELYVIGGGDSAVEEGVYLTRFASKVTIVHRRDELRAQKILQDRAFANEKIDFIWNHTIKSINDKDGKVGSVTLVSTQNGEEQELPADGVFIYIGMIPLSKPFSNLGITNENGYIETNELMETKVPGIFAAGDIREKTLRQIVTATGDGSIAAQSAQHYIEELKEELKIKQ; this comes from the coding sequence ATGTCTGAGGAAAAAATTTATGATGTGATTATCGCTGGTGCAGGTCCTGCTGGGATGACAGCTGCTGTTTATACATCTCGTGCAAATCTTTCTACACTTATGATTGAACGTGGTATGCCTGGTGGTCAAATGGCCAACACTGAGGATGTTGAAAACTATCCGGGTTTTGAAAGTATCCTAGGTCCTGAACTTTCTACAAAAATGTTTGAACATGCGAAAAAGTTTGGCGCGGAATATGCTTATGGCGATATTAAAGAAATTATCGACAATGGTGATGTTAAAACGGTTGTTGCAGGTTCAAAGCAATATAAAGCTTATTCTGTCATTATTTCTGCAGGTGCTGAATACAAAAAGGTAGGAGTACCAGGGGAGAAGGAACTTAGCGGCCGCGGTGTATCCTATTGTGCCGTTTGTGATGGAGCATTTTTTAAACAAAAGGAATTGTATGTTATTGGCGGCGGGGACTCTGCTGTTGAAGAAGGTGTTTATTTAACACGATTCGCTTCTAAAGTAACCATTGTCCACCGCCGTGATGAACTTCGTGCTCAGAAGATTCTTCAAGACCGTGCATTTGCAAATGAAAAAATTGACTTCATTTGGAATCATACCATTAAGTCGATTAATGATAAGGATGGAAAAGTAGGCAGTGTAACCCTTGTTTCCACTCAAAATGGTGAGGAGCAGGAGCTTCCTGCAGATGGTGTGTTTATCTATATCGGAATGATCCCGTTATCTAAACCATTTTCGAACTTAGGTATTACCAATGAAAATGGCTATATCGAAACAAATGAGCTAATGGAAACAAAAGTACCAGGGATTTTTGCAGCGGGAGATATTCGTGAGAAAACCTTAAGACAAATTGTTACTGCTACGGGTGATGGCAGTATAGCCGCACAAAGTGCACAGCACTATATAGAAGAACTCAAAGAAGAATTAAAAATTAAGCAGTAA
- a CDS encoding tetratricopeptide repeat protein has product MIKDSKARIQKGKILSFVPTGEYYFTKGIKAYHRRDFKKAKKYLQRAMQLEPGEPMITCQLAIVSTELGEFENSNRLLHLILEDLDEEMAECHYFLANNYAHLGFFKDAYHHANMYLELEPNGDFSEDTEDLLELLSFEADGLEDELYEQDDLIIKQEQARDLLESGYFPKAIELLKDVVEAYPEYWSAYNNLALAYFYLGKAKKAESILDDVLERNPGNLHALCNRLVFAHYQGKTKAVTRLMDSLKKIQPMMIDHQFKLGATFALIGEYESAYFWLKKLYKNGFDGDGPFYYWLSYSSYFTNHENFARNIWKVALEHNPDKEGFEPWNVEKPVANGFEDHAGSIFQKLESDYIEERLFAIFLASVSGKTEEIFTSKRYHQNQKLTSMEKNYVSLVRSGTPSSIKAAQEIAEVLYEKHQPIGTIESGLYLLWFSVFVEIFKSQITLNNKRAWAGAMEYVWYKKINEKVSQQEIAKRYDISPATIGKYVKIVNKHLN; this is encoded by the coding sequence ATGATTAAAGACTCGAAAGCAAGAATTCAAAAGGGAAAGATCCTGTCATTTGTTCCGACTGGGGAATATTATTTCACGAAGGGTATTAAAGCATACCATCGCCGTGATTTTAAAAAAGCTAAAAAATATCTTCAACGGGCGATGCAGCTGGAGCCGGGTGAACCGATGATAACCTGTCAGCTTGCCATAGTATCAACCGAACTTGGTGAGTTTGAAAATTCTAATCGACTCTTGCATTTAATCCTTGAAGATCTTGATGAAGAAATGGCTGAATGTCATTATTTTTTAGCAAATAATTATGCCCATTTGGGTTTCTTTAAAGATGCGTATCATCATGCAAATATGTATTTGGAATTAGAACCTAATGGTGATTTTAGCGAAGATACAGAAGATCTTCTAGAGCTCCTTTCGTTTGAAGCGGATGGCTTAGAAGATGAACTTTATGAACAAGACGATCTGATTATTAAGCAGGAGCAGGCTCGTGATTTATTGGAATCTGGATATTTCCCAAAAGCGATTGAGCTCTTAAAGGATGTCGTTGAAGCATACCCAGAATATTGGTCTGCTTATAACAACTTAGCTCTCGCCTATTTTTATTTAGGAAAAGCCAAAAAAGCAGAGTCTATTCTCGACGATGTATTGGAAAGAAATCCAGGAAATCTGCATGCCTTGTGTAATCGGCTTGTTTTTGCCCATTACCAAGGAAAGACGAAAGCTGTAACACGCTTAATGGATTCCTTAAAGAAAATTCAGCCGATGATGATTGACCATCAATTTAAATTGGGGGCAACCTTTGCTTTAATTGGTGAATATGAATCTGCGTACTTTTGGCTGAAGAAGCTTTATAAAAACGGTTTTGACGGTGACGGTCCATTCTATTATTGGCTATCCTACTCGTCTTACTTTACTAACCACGAGAACTTTGCGCGAAATATTTGGAAAGTAGCTCTTGAACATAACCCTGATAAAGAAGGGTTTGAGCCTTGGAATGTGGAAAAACCAGTTGCAAATGGATTTGAGGATCACGCTGGTTCTATTTTTCAAAAACTAGAAAGTGATTATATTGAAGAACGATTATTTGCCATTTTCTTAGCTTCGGTTTCAGGAAAAACAGAAGAAATCTTCACTTCTAAACGTTATCACCAAAATCAAAAGCTTACATCAATGGAAAAAAATTATGTTTCTTTAGTTAGGTCAGGAACTCCTTCCTCCATAAAAGCCGCACAGGAAATCGCTGAGGTCCTGTATGAGAAACATCAGCCAATCGGAACAATTGAGTCTGGATTATATTTATTGTGGTTTTCTGTGTTTGTGGAAATTTTCAAGTCACAGATTACCTTGAATAACAAACGTGCTTGGGCTGGAGCAATGGAATATGTCTGGTATAAGAAAATCAATGAAAAAGTGTCACAGCAAGAAATTGCCAAACGCTATGATATCTCACCAGCAACGATTGGAAAATATGTAAAGATCGTGAATAAACATCTAAACTGA
- the hisIE gene encoding bifunctional phosphoribosyl-AMP cyclohydrolase/phosphoribosyl-ATP diphosphatase HisIE → MNIRFDEKGLVPAIVQDADTKEVLTLAYMNQESLTKTLETGETWFFSRSRQELWHKGATSGNTQSVVSVKYDCDQDAVLVLVQPKGPACHTGAVSCFTEGVVTERATSSLTDYQILHSLENLIIEREKERPEGAYTTYLFEKGVDKILKKVGEEASEVIIAAKNRDKEELKWEAADLLYHLQVLLVEQGLPFKEVLKTLEERHKR, encoded by the coding sequence ATGAACATTCGTTTTGATGAAAAAGGATTAGTACCTGCTATCGTACAGGACGCCGATACAAAAGAAGTATTAACATTAGCTTATATGAATCAGGAATCACTGACAAAAACGCTAGAAACAGGAGAAACATGGTTCTTCAGCCGCTCCCGTCAGGAGCTTTGGCATAAAGGAGCAACAAGTGGGAACACTCAGTCTGTTGTAAGTGTGAAATATGACTGCGACCAGGATGCTGTTCTTGTGCTGGTGCAGCCGAAGGGTCCTGCCTGTCATACTGGAGCTGTGAGCTGCTTCACAGAGGGAGTTGTTACAGAAAGAGCGACTTCCAGCCTAACTGACTATCAAATCTTACATTCATTAGAGAACCTGATTATCGAACGAGAAAAAGAGCGTCCAGAAGGGGCGTATACAACCTACTTATTCGAAAAAGGCGTCGATAAAATCTTGAAAAAAGTCGGTGAAGAAGCTTCCGAGGTCATCATCGCAGCCAAAAACCGCGACAAAGAAGAACTGAAATGGGAAGCCGCCGACCTCCTCTACCACCTACAAGTCTTATTAGTCGAACAAGGACTGCCGTTTAAAGAAGTGTTGAAAACATTAGAAGAAAGACATAAAAGATAA
- the hisF gene encoding imidazole glycerol phosphate synthase subunit HisF — MTLTKRIIPCLDVKEGRVVKGIQFVQLRDAGDPVELARFYDEQGADELVFLDISASVEGRKTMVEVVKSVASELAIPFTVGGGINSLEDMKRILRAGADKVSLNTAAVLNPELISEGAGYFGTQCIVVAIDAKYDEEIGTWRVYTHGGRTPTERKVIEWAKEAAELGAGEILLTSMDSDGEKNGFDLKLTKAVSEAVTIPVIASGGAGNASHFEEAFVKGKADAALAASIFHYKETSVHEVKSYLQEKGVSVR; from the coding sequence ATGACATTAACGAAACGAATTATCCCCTGCCTTGATGTAAAAGAAGGAAGAGTTGTCAAAGGAATTCAATTTGTTCAGCTTCGGGATGCCGGCGACCCAGTAGAATTAGCGAGATTTTATGATGAGCAAGGAGCAGATGAGCTTGTATTCCTTGATATATCAGCTTCTGTAGAAGGACGAAAAACCATGGTCGAAGTAGTTAAGTCTGTTGCTTCGGAGCTTGCTATTCCTTTTACAGTCGGCGGCGGTATTAATTCTTTAGAGGATATGAAACGAATTCTCCGTGCCGGTGCTGATAAGGTGTCATTAAATACGGCAGCGGTTTTAAATCCTGAACTTATTTCTGAAGGGGCAGGTTACTTTGGAACACAGTGTATTGTGGTTGCCATTGATGCGAAGTATGATGAAGAGATTGGAACATGGCGTGTGTATACACATGGCGGCAGGACACCTACGGAGCGCAAAGTAATAGAATGGGCAAAAGAAGCTGCTGAACTTGGTGCAGGTGAAATCTTACTGACCAGTATGGATAGTGATGGTGAGAAAAATGGCTTTGATCTAAAGCTGACAAAAGCGGTGAGTGAGGCAGTGACGATTCCAGTGATAGCTTCAGGCGGTGCTGGAAATGCCAGTCATTTTGAAGAGGCTTTTGTAAAGGGAAAAGCAGACGCTGCCCTTGCAGCTTCTATTTTTCATTATAAAGAAACTTCAGTTCATGAAGTGAAAAGCTATTTGCAAGAGAAGGGAGTGAGTGTCCGATGA
- the hisA gene encoding 1-(5-phosphoribosyl)-5-[(5-phosphoribosylamino)methylideneamino]imidazole-4-carboxamide isomerase: MTLTIYPAIDMRGGNCVRLLQGDYDKETIYGDSPFDMARAFAVDGAEWIHMVDLDGAKDGQRINDRFVIEAAQKLKVKVQIGGGIRSEEDILHYLENGITRVIIGSIAVSNPEFAIDMIKKYGEQIVVGIDAKNGYVATHGWLTTSEVKAVDLSKRFADAGAGTFIFTDIATDGTLSGPNIAAVCEMAEITGKTVIASGGVSSLADLSALNAEGVKGAIVGKALYENRFTLKEALAIGGVRK, translated from the coding sequence ATGACACTCACGATTTATCCAGCAATTGATATGCGCGGCGGGAATTGCGTACGCCTTCTTCAAGGCGATTATGATAAAGAAACGATTTATGGTGATTCACCTTTTGATATGGCTCGAGCGTTTGCAGTAGATGGAGCGGAATGGATACATATGGTTGACCTCGACGGAGCAAAGGATGGCCAACGGATTAATGATCGTTTTGTCATTGAAGCAGCCCAGAAGCTAAAGGTAAAAGTACAAATTGGCGGCGGGATTCGTTCTGAGGAAGATATCCTTCATTATTTGGAAAATGGGATTACACGCGTGATTATTGGCAGTATTGCTGTTTCCAATCCGGAATTTGCGATTGACATGATTAAGAAGTACGGTGAACAGATTGTTGTTGGTATCGATGCTAAGAATGGTTATGTGGCAACACATGGGTGGCTGACTACCTCTGAAGTGAAGGCTGTAGACCTAAGCAAACGCTTTGCTGACGCTGGTGCTGGGACGTTTATTTTTACCGACATTGCAACGGATGGCACGCTTTCTGGCCCTAATATTGCTGCTGTTTGTGAAATGGCAGAGATCACGGGAAAAACGGTGATAGCTTCTGGCGGAGTGAGCAGCTTAGCAGATTTGAGTGCGCTTAATGCGGAGGGAGTGAAAGGGGCAATTGTTGGGAAGGCCCTTTATGAAAACCGATTCACATTAAAGGAAGCACTTGCCATTGGCGGGGTGAGAAAATGA
- the hisH gene encoding imidazole glycerol phosphate synthase subunit HisH — protein sequence MIGIVDYGMGNLFSVSKALERLNAEYFISGDKEELLRADALLLPGVGSFRDAMEVLQVDTIKEFVETGKPLLGICLGMQLLFEDSDENGLTKGLGLLPGSVRRFPGKTPAGETYKVPHMGWNKLEFVKSSPLLEGLEEDYVYFVHSYYVSADNSEVLLAKANYQEEVSAVVGKDNIFGMQFHPEKSSKLGMALLNNFLKLVEERKAVR from the coding sequence ATGATAGGAATTGTCGATTATGGTATGGGCAATCTCTTTAGTGTCAGTAAGGCTCTTGAACGGTTGAATGCTGAATATTTTATATCAGGAGACAAAGAGGAACTCCTTCGTGCTGATGCCTTACTGCTACCAGGTGTAGGTTCTTTCCGTGATGCGATGGAGGTACTTCAGGTTGATACGATTAAGGAGTTCGTGGAAACTGGGAAACCTCTACTTGGGATATGCCTTGGTATGCAGCTTTTGTTTGAAGATAGTGATGAAAATGGTTTAACAAAGGGACTAGGATTATTGCCCGGAAGTGTACGCCGTTTTCCTGGCAAAACCCCGGCGGGAGAAACATACAAGGTCCCGCATATGGGCTGGAACAAACTTGAATTCGTTAAATCCTCTCCGCTATTGGAAGGTTTAGAAGAGGATTATGTGTATTTTGTTCATTCTTACTATGTGAGTGCAGACAATTCAGAGGTGCTTCTGGCAAAAGCCAATTACCAGGAAGAAGTATCTGCCGTTGTGGGCAAGGATAATATATTCGGAATGCAGTTTCATCCTGAAAAAAGCAGTAAGCTTGGGATGGCGCTGCTGAATAATTTTTTGAAATTAGTTGAAGAAAGGAAGGCAGTACGATGA